A window of the Hordeum vulgare subsp. vulgare chromosome 5H, MorexV3_pseudomolecules_assembly, whole genome shotgun sequence genome harbors these coding sequences:
- the LOC123397893 gene encoding F-box/LRR-repeat protein 13-like encodes MLRKIISLLPIKERGRTQILARRWRPLWRSLPLNIDCAELGDGKLGDVLQRIISSHQGVCHRFSIRPELSTDMDNDAAVDACLLSSTLDKLKELEFYRRRWHNWQPMPVPALIFRFSPTLCVAEFGHFTLTDDALQGIHFPQLKKLVLHYVYLSDFSLNSMIARSPSVEFLLIIRCTGAHRPRINSFTLKTIAVDNHSPDPSIEELVIESAPHLQTLIHLDHNHDLHIAALSVPKLETLGCTNSTRLVFGSTDIRHNQVADLLINFFYCRQPSNNLHFTAYIQKLRILLSNVLDFML; translated from the coding sequence ATGCTCCGTAAGATTATCTCGCTCCTCCCCATCAAGGAACGCGGCCGCACGCAGATCCTCGCGAGACGCTGGCGTCCCCTTTGGCGCTCTCTTCCTCTCAACATCGACTGCGCTGAACTCGGTGATGGTAAACTCGGTGATGTTTTACAACGCATAATTTCCTCCCACCAAGGCGTCTGCCACCGCTTCTCCATTCGCCCAGAATTGTCCACGGACATGGACAACGATGCTGCCGTCGACGCCTGTCTCCTGTCCTCCACTCTGGATAAACTCAAGGAGCTTGAGTTCTACCGTCGGCGGTGGCACAACTGGCAGCCGATGCCGGTGCCGGCATTAATCTTCCGCTTCTCGCCCACCCTCTGTGTTGCCGAATTCGGACATTTCACACTCACGGACGACGCACTTCAGGGGATTCACTTCCCCCAGCTTAAGAAGCTCGTTCTTCATTATGTCTACCTCTCGGACTTCTCACTCAACAGCATGATTGCCCGCAGCCCTTCTGTCGAGTTCTTGCTAATTATTCGATGCACTGGAGCCCATCGCCCTCGGATCAATTCGTTTACCCTTAAAACCATTGCAGTCGATAATCATTCGCCAGATCCATCCATAGAGGAACTCGTTATCGAGAGTGCCCCTCATCTTCAAACATTAATCCATCTTGATCACAACCATGATTTGCATATAGCCGCGCTTTCCGTGCCTAAGTTGGAGACCCTAGGTTGTACCAACTCCACGAGGCTCGTGTTTGGTTCCACAGATATTCGTCATAATCAGGTAGCTGATCTTCTTATTAATTTTTTTTACTGTCGTCAACCTTCTAATAACTTGCATTTCACTGCATATATACAGAAATTACGTATATTACTGTCTAATGTTTTGGATTTCATGCTTTGA